From the Paraflavitalea soli genome, the window CCAAAAGGTAAGGCATAATTGGGAAGCAGGCCTGCTTGACAGACAATAAAAAATGCGCATACGGTTGCACCAACTGCCGGGCGTTACTCCGTTCGCAGGCTCTTTACCGGGTTGGCCAGGGCTGCCCTGATAGCCTGCACACTAATGGTGACAATGGTGATCACAATAGCCAATATCGCTGCTATCACGAACACTATTGGCTGGATGCTGATCCGGTAATTATATTGTTGCAACCAGTCGTGCAGGTAATAATAGGTAATGGGTGTTGCGATCACGCAACTGATCAACACCAGCACGATAAAGTCTTTTGACAACAGCATCCACAGTTGTGATACCGAGGCGCCCAATACTTTGCGGATACCTATTTCTTTGGTGCGTTGTTCGGCTATATAGGCAGCCAGGCCAAAGAGTCCCAGGCAACTGATAAAGATGGCCAGACCGGCAAAGAGGGCCGACAATTGACCGATCAATACTTCCAGTTTGAATTTGGCGGCATAACTCTGGTCCACAAATTCATATTGGTAGGGATAGGCCGGGTTGTATTTATTGAAGATGGTGGTAAGCTGTGCAAGGGCATTGGCCGTGTTCGTATTGGGCGACAAGCGATACAGCAGGTGTCCCTGCGCACCGCGATCGATCACAAACATGGTGGGATCGGCAGGAGAAAAAGGAGAAAGCATGAGTGCATCTTTTACTACACCAGCGATCTGCCGCGCCCTGCCACCCCAGCGAATGGTTTGGTTAACCGGGTCTTTGATGCGTAAGCGGGCGATCGCTGCCTCATTAAAGATCACCTGGTTGCTATCGGCTACACCGGCAAAATCACGGCCTTGTATTATTTGCATGCCCATCGTTTTGAAATAATCTTCCGTTACCATGATAATACCCATCTCTACCGTTTCCCCTGCTTTTTTGCCGGGCCACTGGCCAATATCAGAATGCCAGTATACGTCCGTGGCCGGGCTGCTGGCGGTGGTCACCTGGCTAGCAATGCCCTGGGCGATCAATTCATTTTTCAGGGCCGTGTAGTTATTGGTGAGATCGGAGCTGGAAGGGCTCATCACCAGCCGGTCGAGGTCATAACCACTCGGGCGGCTTTTGGCATGTTGCACCTGCTGGTAAATAATGACCGTACTGGTGATCAAGGCAATGGAACAACTGAATTGTGCCACTACCAGTATTTTGCGGAAAGGAGAATTGGACTTGCCGCTGCCCACACTGCTTTTCAATACTTTCACCGGCTGAAAGGAAGAAAGATAGAAAGCTGGCCGGCTGCCCGCGATGAGGGCGGTGACGAGTACGCCAGCCAACAGCAGTCCCCAGAAACCTGTACTGCCAACAGGCAATGCCAATTGACCGCCCGTAAGTGTATTAAAGGCAGGTAAGGCCATTTGCACGAAGACTACGGCAAATACAAAGGCGATCAGCGTGAGCACGAGTGATTCAGCGAGGAATTGCAGGATGAGGTCTTTCCGGCGTGAGCCTACTGCTTTCCGTACGCCTACTTCACGCGCTCTTTTTTCAGAACGGGCCGTGGTGAGGTTGATGAAGTTGATACAGGCGATCAGCAATACCAGCACACCGATCAGCGTAAAAGTGTGTACATATTCAAGAAAGCCCGCCGTGTCTTTTCCGTTTATATAGTTTGAATACAAATGCCAGCGCTCCAGGGGCTGTAAGGTGACATAGGAGTTCATGGCATTGGTGTTCCCTTTTTCACTGTGCTCAATAGTTCTGATCTTGCCGGCCACCTGTGCCAGGGTAACGCCAGGCTTCAGTTGTACAAATATTTGGTATCCGTTGTTGTCAAAACTGCTGTAGCCTTCCTTCATGCCGGGGTTTGCCTGTTCCAGGTAGCTGAAAGGCACCACGAAGTTGAATTGCAGCGTGGAGTTGGCCGGAATATCTTTTAGTATACCTGTTACTCTCAGGTCATTTTGGTTGTTGTACCGCACCATCTTATTAATGGGGTCCGCATCTCCAAACAAGGCTTTGGCCGTGCTTTCAGTCAACACAATAGAATAGGCGTCGGCAAATACCGTATTGGGATCACCTTTTGTAAGCGGATACCGGAACATCTTTAGAAAATCACCGCCCGCCTGAGCGCCCCGCAAAAACAACTTTTTATCACCTACCATCAACCCACGCTGACTTATCCAATCACTGATGGCCACATGTTCAATTTCCGGGATCTCATTGGCCAGCGCAATCGCTAGTTTGGGTGAAGTGGACCTGAAAGTAAGCGTGTCACCATTGCTGTCGTAATTGCGTTGTACCCGGTATAACTGCTGATAACCCGGTAAGAACCGGTCGTAGGAGTATTCATTGTATACCCACAGGCCGATCAGGAGGGCTACCGCCATGCCGGCGGCCAGTCCCAGTACATTGATCACACTGTATGCTTTATTTTTCAGCAGGTTCCGCCAGGCGGTTTTCAGGTAGTTGCGCCACATAGTGAAATGGTTGAATTGGTGTAGGCAGTGAAACGCACAAATAATACCATTTCCAGGGCGCTGTGATAACCAGCTTGTTAAGCAAAGGATGCCTGGGGAGATGTACGCTTTTGATACAATGGATGTCCTGTTTCGGAGATCATTCCACTTCTCTCACCAGCGAAGTGCGGAAAGTATTGCGGTAGGAACTGGGTGTTACTTTCAAATGCCGCAGGAATACCCGGCGCATGGACACCATACCGCCGAGGCCGCATTTTTCAGCGATCTGCTCTATATTGAGGTCTGAGTCTGAGAGGAACTTGCGGGCTATATCCAGCCGCATTTTCTCCAGGAACTTGGCAGGAGTAAGACCGGTCTCTTTAAAGAACACGCGACTGAAATTGCGCACGCTCATATTGGCCTGCGTAGCCATATCCTCTACCTGTAGCGGTTGGTGCAGGTGCTGCAACAGCCAGGGGTGGATGGTCCTCACCAGCGGGCTTGTCAATTCAAGCGGCGGCAGGGATTGGCCAAACTGATTTTGACTGCCCGGCCTTTTCAAATGCAATACCAGCTTACGGGCTACTGTGAGCGCAATATCACGGCCCAGGTCTTCCTCTACCAGCGCCAGCGCGAGGTCCATGCCCGAAGTGAGCCCGCCGGAAGTATAGACACTGCCATCCTGCACATAAAAAGGACTGCTATCTACCTGTACCAACGGATAATCATATTGTAATTGCTCACAGTATTCCCAATGCGTGGTGGCATGTCGATGGTCCAGCAAGCCCGCTTTGGCCAATGCAAAAGCACCTACACATACCGAGCCCATACGACGTACCCGTTTCTGGTTATTGCGTAGCCAATCAAAGAACGCGGCCGGCAGCTGACCGGCTGTGGCAAAGGACATACCGCCGATCAACATCGTGTCAACCGGGAAATCAATATCCACCACATTCACCGCACAGGTAAGTGTAATACCTGAAGCTGATACCACACGCTTCGACCGGGTAGCAGAAGCGAGTATGATCTCGTAGCCAAAAGCATCACTGCCGGTGGCGGCAGCTGCCACTTTGGAAGCCAGTGAAAAGACATCCCCGGGGCCTGCCACATCGAGCAGGTGCGCCCCGGGCATGGCTACAAGAACAACTTTCCTTTTGCTTTTGCGGGTAGGTCCCATAATAGCTGTTTTGGCAAATGTAAACCAGATAGTTTGTTACAGTTCCGTAATCAATTCTGAGATCCTGTTGGAGATACCCATCTCATTATCGTACCAGGCTACCACCTTCACCGTCTTTTGGATCACTTTGGTGAGCTTGCCATCAATAATGGAAGAATGCGTATTGCCGAGGATATCCGCCGATACCAGCGGCTCTTCTGTGTATTCGAGAATACCTTTCAATGGGCCATCCGCATATTGCTTAAACAGCGCATTCAAAACGTCTGCAGAAACTGCTTTGGAAAGATTCACCGTGATATCAGCTACCGATCCGTCAATCACCGGCACCCGGTAAGAATAACCATCCATTTTCCCTTTGAGCGCAGGCAGCACATCGCCAATCGCCTTGGCCGCGCCGGTACTGGTGGGAATAATGGAATGCGTAGCAGCACGGGCCCGGCGCAGATCGCGGTGGGGAGCATCCTGCAATTGCTGGTCAGCTGTGAAAGCATGCACAGTACTCATAAAGCCACTCTCAATGCCAAATTCTTTCTCCAGTATATACAGCACAGGAGCAATACCACCCGTAGTACAGGACGCCGTGGAATAGATATCATCATCACCGATCAGTTCATTGTTGATACCGTGCACAATCGTCTTTACGCCGCCCGTGGCAGGCGCAGTGATCAACACCTTTTTAGCACCGGCACTCAGGTGCGCCCGGGCAGCAGCCCGATCCGTAAAGCGGCCGGTCGATTCAATCACTACATCAATGTCCAATGCTGCCCAGGGAAGTTTGGCTGGATCTTTTTCACTCAGCATCTTAATAACCTTCCCGTTTACCGTCAGTTCTTTATCGGTGGCTGCTATAGTGCCGGGAAACTTACCATGCGCACTGTCAAACTTCAGCAGGTGCGCAAGCGTGGCCACATCAGTGAGGTCATTAATTGCCACTACTTCAATACCAGGCTTATCCTGCAATGCCCTTAAGGTCATACGGCCTATTCTTCCAAATCCGTTAATAGCTACCTTCTTCATACTATTTTATTTATTTCCCCCTAAAGGTAGTGGCTGGCTGGCCTGTCTGCCAGGACATAAAATATACCATTCCGGCCATCGGGCAAGGTGTTAGGTTTTAGGCATTAGGTTTTAGCTAACAGCCACTACCGCGCAGCTAAAAGCTAACACCTGTTTTTCCTGTGCTTTATGTAGGAGGTGATATTTCCTGACAACCGGTTGCGCATCCCTTGTCAGGCAAGGACTGAAATCCCGATCTTCGCGGCAACATCAACCCACCCCGCACATGAGAAGTATTTCCCTCGTGATCTTATTACTGGCTGTTACAGCAGTATCCGCACAAAATAACCTTGTTACCAAAGCCAATTACCAGCAGGCTGCCCGGTTTGCCCCCCGGAAACTGGATAAGCTCATCTTCAGCGCCAGCGTTGATCCGCACTGGCTCAAGAAAAGTGATCGCTTCTGGTATGAATATGAAACCACCGATGGCAGGAAATGGTACATCGTAGATCCGGTGAAAGGGGAGAAAAAATTATTATTCGACAATGCCGACCTGGCTGCCAAGATCACCCGCATAGTAAAAGATCCCTTCGATGCCCAGCACCTCGGTATCGACAGCATGCGGTTCATTAAAGATGAGAACTGGATACAGTTTGAAGTGAAAAGCACCGCAGATGTAGAAAAGAAGGATACGGCCGCCAGTACAGGAAGAAGGGGGGCAGCTGCTGCCACGCCTCCTGCAAGGGAAAAGAAAGTATTCTATTTTGAATACAATATCAATACGCGCGAGTTGACCGAACTCCCCGATTTTAAAAAGCCTAAACGCAAGCCCTCCTGGGCAGCCATCTCACCCGATGGCAATACCATTCTCTTTGGCCGCAATTACAACCTCTATTGGATGGACAAAGCCAATTATGAAAAAGCCCTGAAGAAAGAAGATGATTCTACCATTGTGGAGAATAAGCTCACGACCGATGGGGTAGAGTATTACAGCTATCATTCAGGTGGCGGCGGGTTGGGCAACGAGACCAATGTAGACAAAGAGAAAAATAAAGACAAGCGTAAATCCGTAACAGCTTTCTGGTCACCCGACTCCAAATATTTCTCACTGGTGCGCAGGGACGACCGAAAGGTGAAGGACCTGTGGGTGATCAACAGCATTGCCGATCCAAGGCCAACGCTGGAAACCTACAAATACTGGATGCCCGGTGAAAAAGAAGCGCCCGTAGATCA encodes:
- the gap gene encoding type I glyceraldehyde-3-phosphate dehydrogenase, which translates into the protein MKKVAINGFGRIGRMTLRALQDKPGIEVVAINDLTDVATLAHLLKFDSAHGKFPGTIAATDKELTVNGKVIKMLSEKDPAKLPWAALDIDVVIESTGRFTDRAAARAHLSAGAKKVLITAPATGGVKTIVHGINNELIGDDDIYSTASCTTGGIAPVLYILEKEFGIESGFMSTVHAFTADQQLQDAPHRDLRRARAATHSIIPTSTGAAKAIGDVLPALKGKMDGYSYRVPVIDGSVADITVNLSKAVSADVLNALFKQYADGPLKGILEYTEEPLVSADILGNTHSSIIDGKLTKVIQKTVKVVAWYDNEMGISNRISELITEL
- a CDS encoding GlxA family transcriptional regulator, with amino-acid sequence MGPTRKSKRKVVLVAMPGAHLLDVAGPGDVFSLASKVAAAATGSDAFGYEIILASATRSKRVVSASGITLTCAVNVVDIDFPVDTMLIGGMSFATAGQLPAAFFDWLRNNQKRVRRMGSVCVGAFALAKAGLLDHRHATTHWEYCEQLQYDYPLVQVDSSPFYVQDGSVYTSGGLTSGMDLALALVEEDLGRDIALTVARKLVLHLKRPGSQNQFGQSLPPLELTSPLVRTIHPWLLQHLHQPLQVEDMATQANMSVRNFSRVFFKETGLTPAKFLEKMRLDIARKFLSDSDLNIEQIAEKCGLGGMVSMRRVFLRHLKVTPSSYRNTFRTSLVREVE
- a CDS encoding ABC transporter permease, yielding MWRNYLKTAWRNLLKNKAYSVINVLGLAAGMAVALLIGLWVYNEYSYDRFLPGYQQLYRVQRNYDSNGDTLTFRSTSPKLAIALANEIPEIEHVAISDWISQRGLMVGDKKLFLRGAQAGGDFLKMFRYPLTKGDPNTVFADAYSIVLTESTAKALFGDADPINKMVRYNNQNDLRVTGILKDIPANSTLQFNFVVPFSYLEQANPGMKEGYSSFDNNGYQIFVQLKPGVTLAQVAGKIRTIEHSEKGNTNAMNSYVTLQPLERWHLYSNYINGKDTAGFLEYVHTFTLIGVLVLLIACINFINLTTARSEKRAREVGVRKAVGSRRKDLILQFLAESLVLTLIAFVFAVVFVQMALPAFNTLTGGQLALPVGSTGFWGLLLAGVLVTALIAGSRPAFYLSSFQPVKVLKSSVGSGKSNSPFRKILVVAQFSCSIALITSTVIIYQQVQHAKSRPSGYDLDRLVMSPSSSDLTNNYTALKNELIAQGIASQVTTASSPATDVYWHSDIGQWPGKKAGETVEMGIIMVTEDYFKTMGMQIIQGRDFAGVADSNQVIFNEAAIARLRIKDPVNQTIRWGGRARQIAGVVKDALMLSPFSPADPTMFVIDRGAQGHLLYRLSPNTNTANALAQLTTIFNKYNPAYPYQYEFVDQSYAAKFKLEVLIGQLSALFAGLAIFISCLGLFGLAAYIAEQRTKEIGIRKVLGASVSQLWMLLSKDFIVLVLISCVIATPITYYYLHDWLQQYNYRISIQPIVFVIAAILAIVITIVTISVQAIRAALANPVKSLRTE